The following proteins are co-located in the bacterium genome:
- a CDS encoding AAA family ATPase, with protein MSTQPLAVQRAAELSAQEAEQQWLICGLWAAAGVGLIGGPPKCYKSWLGLEMALSVASKTPCLGAYATRSQGKVLLYMAEDAASVVRSRFDALARHHAVALETLDLFVITESSLRLDLVSHQRRLRETVAQIRPSMLLLDPLVRLHRIDENSASEVSALLGFLRSLQREFQTAVVLVHHARKNGSVNQPGQALRGSSDLHAFGDSNLYLRRHRQQLLLTVEHRAAPSPQPIELCLVSGHTPHLEIVESTTSGGGEELTEAVCELLRLRGPMTRTSLRQELRIRNQRLGKALTWLQDQGTIQRTASGWLAAENVNGARPAEHTEESCGADAAPNQQAFPFPPIGGQGNGTQDAGP; from the coding sequence ATGAGCACCCAGCCCCTGGCGGTACAACGCGCGGCCGAGCTCAGTGCCCAGGAGGCTGAGCAGCAGTGGTTGATCTGTGGACTGTGGGCCGCCGCCGGCGTCGGTTTGATCGGTGGGCCTCCGAAGTGCTACAAGAGCTGGCTGGGCCTGGAGATGGCGCTCAGCGTCGCTTCAAAGACGCCGTGCCTGGGCGCCTACGCGACCCGCAGCCAGGGAAAGGTGTTGCTCTACATGGCCGAGGACGCGGCCTCGGTGGTGCGGAGCCGTTTCGATGCGCTGGCGCGCCACCACGCCGTGGCTCTGGAGACGCTCGACCTCTTCGTCATCACCGAGAGCAGCCTGAGGCTCGACCTCGTCTCCCACCAGCGCCGCCTGCGAGAAACCGTCGCTCAGATCCGACCCAGCATGCTTCTGCTCGACCCGCTGGTGCGGCTGCACCGCATCGATGAGAACTCTGCCAGCGAGGTCTCCGCGTTGCTCGGTTTCCTCAGGTCGCTCCAGCGCGAGTTTCAAACCGCCGTCGTCTTGGTGCACCATGCGCGAAAGAACGGTTCCGTGAACCAGCCCGGACAGGCCCTGCGCGGCAGCTCAGACCTCCACGCCTTTGGCGACAGCAACCTCTACCTCAGACGCCACCGCCAGCAGCTTCTGCTTACCGTCGAGCACCGAGCAGCCCCCAGCCCGCAGCCCATCGAGCTGTGCCTCGTCTCAGGCCACACGCCGCATCTGGAGATCGTCGAAAGCACCACCTCCGGAGGTGGTGAAGAGCTGACCGAGGCCGTCTGTGAGCTCCTGCGCCTGCGCGGGCCCATGACCCGGACCAGCCTGCGCCAGGAGCTGCGAATCCGAAACCAACGCCTCGGCAAGGCCCTCACCTGGCTCCAGGACCAGGGCACGATTCAACGCACCGCCAGCGGCTGGCTGGCGGCGGAGAACGTCAATGGCGCCCGGCCGGCGGAGCACACCGAAGAATCTTGCGGCGCCGACGCTGCGCCCAACCAGCAGGCGTTCCCGTTTCCCCCTATAGGAGGGCAAGGGAACGGAACGCAGGACGCTGGGCCATGA